A region from the Onychostoma macrolepis isolate SWU-2019 chromosome 18, ASM1243209v1, whole genome shotgun sequence genome encodes:
- the dhdh.2 gene encoding LOW QUALITY PROTEIN: trans-1,2-dihydrobenzene-1,2-diol dehydrogenase (The sequence of the model RefSeq protein was modified relative to this genomic sequence to represent the inferred CDS: inserted 1 base in 1 codon), translated as MAIRWGICSAGKISHDFTVALKTLPAENHQVLAVAARELKHAQEFAQKHSIPRSYGSYEELAKDPEIDVVYVGNIHPHHLSVGVLFMNAKKNVLCEKPLAMNLKEVQELIASAKKNNVFLMEAVWTRFFPVSLEIGRLLSRGEVGEXKVVRADFGVPLTHVPRTVQKELGGGALLDIGIYCVQFVLMAFNGEKPETIQATGVCLDTGVDEAMVVTLKFSGQRLAVCTCTITAELPNEAVIVGTKGTIKVPAHMWCPTSLVVNGVETQYPVPEPSLPLNFINSTGMCYEAEEVRRCLLNGLKESSRMSHADSALLAEIMDEARRQVGVVYSQDSQ; from the exons ATGGCGATCAGGTGGGGAATCTGCAGCGCTGGGAAAATCAGTCATGACTTTACAGTGGCACTGAAGACTCTCCCAGCAGAAAATCACCAG GTGTTGGCGGTGGCGGCTCGTGAGCTGAAGCACGCTCAGGAGTTTGCGCAGAAGCACAGCATCCCGCGCTCCTATGGAAGCTATGAAGAACTGGCCAAAGATCCGGAGATCG ACGTGGTGTACGTGGGCAACATCCACCCTCATCATCTGTCGGTGGGCGTTCTCTTCATGAACGCTAAGAAGAATGTTCTCTGTGAGAAACCGCTGGCCATGAACCTGAAGGAGGTCCAGGAGCTGATCGCCTCGGCCAAGAAGAACAACGTCTTCCTCATGGAG GCCGTCTGGACGCGTTTCTTCCCGGTGTCGCTGGAGATCGGTCGTCTGCTGTCGCGGGGCGAGGTGGGCG TGAAGGTGGTGCGAGCGGATTTCGGCGTTCCTCTCACACATGTACCTCGCACCGTTCAGAAAGAGCTGGGAGGAGGAGCGCTGCTCGACATCGGCATCTACTGCGTACAGTTTGTGCTCATGGCCTTCAACGGAGAGAAACCGGAGACCATACAAGCAACCGGAGTCTGTCTGGACACTG GTGTAGATGAAGCGATGGTGGTCACGCTGAAGTTCTCTGGACAGCGATTGGCCGTCTGCACCTGCACAATCACCGCCGAGCTTCCAAACGAAGCCGTGATCGTCGGGACCAAAGGCACCATCAAG GTTCCGGCTCACATGTGGTGCCCGACGTCTCTGGTGGTGAACGGTGTGGAGACTCAGTATCCGGTGCCGGAGCCGTCTCTGCCGCTGAACTTCATCAACAGCACCGGCATGTGTTACGAGGCCGAGGAGGTCCGCCGCTGCTTACTCAACG GTCTGAAGGAGAGCTCGCGCATGTCTCACGCAGACTCTGCGCTGCTGGCTGAGATCATGGATGAAGCCCGGCGGCAGGTGGGCGTGGTCTACAGCCAGGACAGCCAATGA
- the dhdh.1 gene encoding dihydrodiol dehydrogenase, tandem duplicate 1 — protein MATRWGICGAGNISHDFCVALKTLSPEDHQIAAVAARSLESAEKFAKTHGIPKAYGSYQELVKDQNIDVVYIGILHTHHLQVGLLFLNAGKNVLCEKPFAMNLREVKQLVSAARENNIFLMEAVWSRCFPVYAEVGRLLSESAVGQVKMVKVYFGLPLLDRERTTQKEQGGGALMDIGIYCLQFALMVFKGERPQSIHATAVLLPSGVDESMVVVLKFSGNRMAVCVCTIACDLPNDATICGSKGMIRVAHPMHCPTVLEVNGKRTEFPLPEPGLPLNFHNSTGLRYEAEEVRRCLLKGLKESIKMSLADSELLIEIMDEARRQVGVVYEQDSQ, from the exons ATGGCAACCCGCTGGGGAATCTGTGGAGCTGGAAACATCAGCCATGACTTCTGTGTGGCTCTCAAGACACTTTCTCCTGAAGATCACCAG atAGCTGCAGTTGCAGCAAGAAGCCTAGAAAGTGCAGAGAAGTTTGCAAAAACTCATGGCATCCCAAAAGCATACGGCAGCTACCAGGAGCTGGTGAAGGATCAAAATATTG ATGTGGTGTACATCGGTATTCTCCACACACATCATCTGCAGGTGGGTCTGCTGTTCCTCAACGCTGGGAAGAACGTGCTGTGTGAGAAACCCTTCGCCATGAACCTCAGAGAGGTCAAACAGCTCGTCTCGGCCGCCCGGGAGAACAACATCTTCCTCATGGAG GCGGTCTGGTCCCGGTGTTTTCCCGTGTACGCTGAGGTCGGCAGGCTGCTCTCGGAGAGCGCCGTGGGGCAGGTGAAGATGGTGAAGGTGTATTTTGGTCTTCCTCTGCTGGACCGCGAGCGCACCACACAGAAGGAGCAGGGCGGAGGAGCGCTGATGGACATCGGCATCTACTGCCTGCAGTTCGCTCTGATGGTGTTCAAGGGGGAAAGACCACAATCCATCCACGCCACAGCAGTCCTGCTGCCCTCAG GAGTTGACGAGTCGATGGTGGTGGTCCTGAAGTTCTCGGGGAACAGGAtggctgtgtgtgtttgcaccATCGCCTGTGATCTTCCAAACGACGCCACCATCTGCGGAAGCAAAGGAATGATCCGA GTGGCGCATCCCATGCACTGCCCAACCGTTCTGGAGGTGAACGGGAAAAGGACGGAGTTTCCTCTTCCTGAACCCGGCCTGCCTCTGAACTTCCACAACAGCACCGGCCTGAGATACGAGGCGGAGGAAGTGAGGCGCTGTCTGCTGAAAG GACTGAAGGAGAGCATCAAGATGTCACTCGCAGACTCGGAGCTGCTCATTGAGATCATGGATGAGGCCCGCAGGCAGGTGGGCGTGGTTTACGAGCAGGACAGCCAATGA